A window of Panicum virgatum strain AP13 chromosome 8K, P.virgatum_v5, whole genome shotgun sequence contains these coding sequences:
- the LOC120644215 gene encoding cycloartenol-C-24-methyltransferase 1-like, with protein sequence MSQSGALHLSTGLQGKNIDKDQLDSTVEQYAKYHDLHGGDEEFRKSNYSDLVKKYYDLVTTFTEYHWGQSFHFAPRWHGETLRESIKRFEHFIALQLGLKKGMKVLDVGCGIGGPLREIAKFSSAEITGLNNNAYQISRGKELISLAGLSEQCNFVEGDFMNMPFPDNTFDAAYAIEATIHAPDALGAYREIYRVLKPGQYFALDELCLTDKFDPNNTKHRDIKAEIELGSGLPDIRRTRECIQAMKDAGFEVIFVKDLAEESECPWYHELEPGHFSLKSISNSRVGHLLTRAIVGTLEFLRIAPKGCNRLFSILQTASHGLLMGSREQIFTMTFFVLGRKPLKESEI encoded by the exons atGTCACAGTCTGGGGCCTTGCATCTTTCTACGGGCTTGCAAGGGAAAAACATTGACAAGGATCAACTTGACTCGACCGTTGAaca ATATGCAAAGTATCATGACCTGCACGGAGGTGatgaggaattcaggaagtcgAACTATAGTGATTTG GTAAAAAAGTATTACGATCTAGTAACCACCTTCACTGAATACCACTGGGGTCAATCATTCCATTTCGCCCCAAG ATGGCATGGAGAAACTCTTCGTGAAAGTATCAAGAGATTTGAGCATTTTATTGCCCTTCAATTGGGGCTCAAGAAGGGGATGAAG GTCCTGGATGTTGGATGTGGAATTGGGGGACCCTTAAGAGAAATCGCAAAATTCAG CTCAGCAGAGATAACTGGGTTGAACAACAATGCTTACCAGATATCAAGGGGCAAG GAGCTCATTTCTTTGGCAGGTTTGAGTGAACAGTGTAACTTTGTAGAG GGAGACTTCATGAACATGCCATTCCCTGATAACACCTTTGATGCAGCCTATGCAATTGAGGCCACAATTCATGCACCTGATGCA CTAGGTGCCTACAGGGAGATATACAGAGTGCTGAAACCAGGCCAGTATTTCGCACTAGATGAACTGTGCTTGACTGATAAGTTTGATCCAAACAACACTAAACATAGGGACATCAAGGCAGAAATTGAGCTTGGCAGTGGGCTGCCTGACATCCGTAGAACTCGCGAGTGCATCCAAGCGATGAAAGATGCAGGATTCGAG gtTATCTTCGTGAAGGATCTTGCTGAGGAATCCGAGTGCCCTTGGTACCATGAATTAGAGCCTGGCCACTTCTCATTGAAGAGCATCAGTAACTCACGTGTCGGACACCTCCTGACTCGTGCAATT GTTGGCACACTTGAGTTCCTCCGTATTGCCcccaaaggctgcaatagattGTTCAGCATCCTGCAGACTGCTTCTCACGGCCTGCTGATGGGCAGCCG GGAACAGATTTTTACGATGACCTTCTTTGTCCTGGGCCGGAAACCTCTCAAGGAGAGTGAAATTTAA